In the Kribbella sp. NBC_00482 genome, one interval contains:
- a CDS encoding lanthionine synthetase C family protein — MSVVPESVPEYVAERVAERVTDPAILAAAIAATARQSQYADLLPWRPASLAQGHAGIAVLSAELDHRDPGHGWDEVGHRQLAAAAQAADPHDVSLFSGLAGIGFAALQLAGGRPRYERLLKTVDGVLAPYVEDAATRLACADGCAASDHDLVSGLTGVGVYLLARGGDDEVLRQALPGLARLLSDGGHPRRWHTPYELAAGSLRTAYPGGHHNCGLAHGAPGPLALLSLAVQAGVEVPESRDAITATADWLAAHRTGTPEAPDWPDAIPLDAALDAGSGSAGSGRAAWCYGAVGVARSLWLAGSALQREDWRELAATTIRGIARRRPEEWWLSTPTFCHGSAGLLQVLRRFAADLADPELARTAETLAADLAAGYDPDSLLGVRGVEPGGVLVDHPGLLDGAPGVALALLDLPAGDNGWDRMFLLS; from the coding sequence ATGTCGGTCGTCCCCGAATCTGTCCCCGAATATGTCGCCGAACGTGTGGCTGAGCGGGTCACGGACCCGGCGATCCTGGCCGCGGCGATCGCGGCCACAGCCAGGCAGTCGCAGTACGCCGACCTGCTGCCATGGCGCCCGGCGAGCCTGGCCCAGGGGCACGCTGGGATCGCCGTCCTCAGCGCCGAGCTCGACCACCGCGACCCAGGACACGGCTGGGACGAGGTGGGGCACCGGCAGCTCGCCGCCGCCGCGCAGGCAGCTGATCCGCACGATGTCTCGCTCTTCTCCGGCTTGGCGGGAATCGGATTCGCGGCACTCCAGTTGGCGGGCGGACGTCCGCGGTACGAGCGTCTGCTGAAGACGGTCGACGGAGTACTGGCACCGTACGTCGAGGACGCGGCGACGCGGTTGGCGTGCGCGGACGGATGCGCTGCCTCCGACCACGACCTCGTGTCGGGCCTGACCGGGGTGGGGGTCTACCTGCTTGCTCGTGGTGGGGACGACGAGGTCCTGCGCCAGGCCCTGCCGGGTCTTGCCCGGTTGCTGTCCGACGGCGGGCATCCTCGACGTTGGCACACGCCGTACGAGCTGGCGGCCGGGTCGCTGCGTACGGCGTATCCGGGTGGGCATCACAACTGCGGCCTCGCCCACGGCGCACCGGGGCCATTGGCCTTGCTCTCCCTCGCCGTCCAGGCCGGCGTAGAGGTGCCGGAGAGCAGAGACGCGATTACAGCCACGGCCGACTGGCTCGCCGCCCACCGGACCGGGACTCCCGAGGCGCCGGACTGGCCCGACGCCATCCCCCTCGACGCCGCCCTCGATGCCGGCTCCGGCTCCGCTGGTTCTGGCCGGGCGGCTTGGTGTTATGGAGCGGTTGGGGTGGCCCGGAGTCTTTGGCTGGCTGGAAGCGCGCTGCAGCGGGAGGACTGGCGGGAGCTTGCGGCGACCACGATCCGTGGGATCGCGCGACGGCGGCCGGAGGAGTGGTGGCTGTCCACTCCGACGTTCTGCCACGGCAGCGCGGGACTGCTCCAGGTACTGCGCCGGTTCGCGGCCGACCTCGCCGACCCGGAGCTCGCCCGGACTGCCGAAACACTGGCCGCCGACCTGGCAGCGGGCTACGACCCCGACTCCCTGCTCGGAGTGCGCGGTGTCGAGCCCGGCGGCGTCCTCGTCGATCACCCGGGTCTGCTGGACGGAGCGCCGGGAGTTGCGCTCGCCCTGCTCGATCTGCCGGCCGGCGACAACGGCTGGGACCGAATGTTCCTGCTGTCATGA
- a CDS encoding tail fiber domain-containing protein, protein MSATGLVRTQYWNVSGPNPTPRSGMTSRAESRTDVEGYLLVADAVRNAVTYTYGVAGGLQLSATTGETAVTVATGVALDVGGQMVVLAEGGLAIVDPFVGPTGVQNIPTVQVEASGVTFDTTGLAGDMLFTITWREVEEATSGLLVLHQAPWLRLVDPATFVDDGLQLVLAVVTLGTGGVVDALALGARRYVGIPVSRLELRSPSLDVAGPTVGQRPVAELTGRTDGGVDLNVLPPTGPPGRALSVLGGGGDVDVAAGLRVGGPAVLASSLAVAAGVETGGDLSVAGNTTTGGDLAIAGNATASRDLTVTGRLTAGGDVAVAGKSSVGGDLAVAGKAAVAGQLTAVGAALTSLAVSGGADVGSSLAVHGSETIGIDLVVARNVVVGGRVGVRKSNPAFELDVAGTICANTFCNPSDLRVKSDVREVADVLDRLADVRAVTFVPARTDPGTPVRRHAGVVAQDVVKSLPELVIPMGPDGVLAVDYAGLAGVLVGAVNELRAATATLSERVAELEDRRGRDDDVRG, encoded by the coding sequence ATGAGTGCCACAGGCCTGGTCCGCACGCAGTACTGGAACGTCAGCGGTCCGAATCCCACACCGCGGTCGGGGATGACGTCGCGGGCGGAGTCGCGCACCGACGTCGAGGGGTATCTGCTGGTCGCGGACGCCGTCCGGAACGCCGTGACGTACACGTACGGCGTGGCAGGCGGGCTGCAGCTGTCGGCGACGACGGGGGAGACCGCGGTCACCGTGGCCACCGGCGTTGCCTTGGACGTCGGCGGGCAGATGGTGGTGCTGGCCGAGGGCGGGCTGGCGATCGTCGATCCGTTCGTCGGACCGACCGGCGTACAGAACATCCCGACCGTCCAGGTCGAGGCGAGCGGGGTCACGTTCGACACCACCGGGCTGGCCGGTGACATGTTGTTCACCATCACCTGGCGGGAGGTGGAGGAGGCGACGTCCGGCCTGCTGGTGCTGCACCAGGCGCCGTGGCTGCGGCTGGTGGACCCGGCGACCTTCGTCGACGACGGGCTCCAACTCGTGCTGGCGGTGGTCACGCTCGGGACCGGGGGCGTGGTGGATGCGCTCGCTCTGGGGGCGCGCCGGTACGTCGGGATTCCTGTCAGTCGCCTGGAGCTGCGGTCGCCGAGCCTCGACGTCGCTGGACCGACAGTCGGCCAGCGTCCGGTGGCGGAGCTGACCGGCCGGACCGATGGTGGGGTCGATCTCAACGTGCTTCCACCGACCGGGCCGCCGGGCAGGGCACTTTCCGTGCTGGGCGGCGGCGGAGACGTCGACGTCGCCGCGGGCCTGCGCGTGGGCGGTCCGGCCGTCCTTGCGTCGAGTCTGGCCGTCGCGGCCGGAGTCGAGACCGGCGGGGATCTGTCCGTCGCAGGCAACACCACCACTGGCGGCGACCTGGCGATCGCCGGCAACGCGACTGCGAGTCGCGACCTGACGGTCACGGGCAGGCTCACCGCGGGTGGCGATGTGGCAGTCGCGGGCAAGAGTTCCGTCGGCGGTGACCTGGCGGTTGCCGGGAAAGCCGCGGTGGCCGGGCAGCTGACCGCCGTCGGGGCTGCGCTGACGTCCCTGGCAGTCAGCGGTGGGGCCGATGTCGGTTCGAGCCTGGCGGTGCACGGCAGCGAGACGATCGGCATCGATCTCGTCGTCGCGCGCAACGTCGTGGTGGGCGGCCGGGTCGGGGTCAGGAAGAGCAACCCGGCGTTCGAGCTCGACGTGGCCGGCACGATCTGCGCGAACACCTTCTGCAACCCGTCGGACCTGCGGGTGAAGTCCGACGTCCGCGAGGTCGCGGACGTGCTCGACCGGCTGGCCGACGTCCGCGCGGTGACCTTCGTGCCGGCACGGACCGATCCAGGGACACCGGTCCGGCGGCACGCGGGAGTCGTGGCCCAGGACGTCGTCAAGTCGTTGCCGGAGCTGGTGATCCCGATGGGACCCGATGGCGTGCTGGCGGTCGACTACGCGGGCTTGGCCGGCGTACTCGTTGGTGCGGTCAACGAACTGCGTGCTGCCACCGCCACGCTGTCGGAGCGGGTCGCGGAGCTCGAGGACCGGCGCGGGCGGGACGACGATGTCCGCGGATGA